A section of the Salmo salar chromosome ssa05, Ssal_v3.1, whole genome shotgun sequence genome encodes:
- the LOC100196502 gene encoding cytoplasmic FMR1-interacting protein 2 isoform X2: MTTHVTLEDALSNVDLLEELPLPDQQPCIEPPPSSIMYQANFDTNFEDRNAFVTGIARYIEQATVHSSMNEMLEEGHEYAVMLYTWRSCSRAIPQVKCNEQPNRVEIYEKTVEVLEPEVTKLMKFMYFQRKAIERFCGEVKRLCHAERRKDFVSEAYLLTLGKFINMFAVLDELKNMKCSVKNDHSAYKRAAQFLRKMADPQSIQESQNLSMFLANHNRITQCLQQQLEVIPGYEELLADIVNISVDYYENKMYLTPSEKHMLLKVMGFGLYLMDGNVSNIYKLDAKKRINLGKIDKFFKLQVVPLFGDMQIELSRYIETSAHYEENKSKWTCTQSSISPQYNLCEQMVQIRDDHIRFISELARYSNSEVVTGSGLDSQKSDEEYRELFDLALRGLQLLSKWSTHVMEVYSWKLVHPTDKFCNKDCPGTAEEYERATRYNYTSEEKFALVEVIAMIKGLQVLMGRMESVFNQAIRNTIYAALQDFAQMTLREPLRQAVRKKKNVLISVLQAIRKTICDWEGAREPPNDPCLRGEKDPKGGFDIKVPRRAVGPSSTQLYMVRTMLESLIADKSGSKKTLRSSLDGPIVLAIEDFHKHSFFFTHLLNFSEALQHCCDLSQLWFREFFLELTMGRRIQFPIEMSMPWILTDHILETKEPSMMEYVLYPLDLYNDSGYYALTKFKKQFLYDEIEAEVNLCFDQFVYKLADQIFAYYKAMSGSVLLDKRFRAECKNYGVIIPYPPSNRYETLLKQRHVQLLGRSIDLNRLITQRISAAMYKSLDQAISRFESEDLTSIVELEWLMDINRLTHRLLSKHMTLDSFDAMFREANHNVSAPYGRITLHVFWELNFDFLPNYCYNGSTNRFVRTAIPFTQEPQRDKPANVQPYYLYGSKPLNIAYSHIYSSYRNFVGPPHFKTICRLLGYQGIAVVMEELLKIVKSLLQGTILQYVKTLIEVMPKICRLPRHEYGSPGILEFFHHQLKDIIEYAELKTDVFQSLREVGNAILFCLLIEQALSQEEVCDLLHAAPFQNILPRVYIKEGERLEVRMKRLEAKYAPLHLVPLIERLGTPQQIAIAREGDLLTKERLCCGLSMFEVILTRIRSFLQDAVWRGPPPTNGVMHVDECMEFHRLWSAMQFVYCIPVGTHEFTAEQCFGDGLNWAGCSIIVLLGQQRRFDLFDFCYHLLKVQRQDGKDEIIKNVPLKKMADRIRKYQILNNEIFAILNKYMKAVETDSSTVEHVRCFQPPIHQSLATTC, from the exons ATGACGACCCACGTGACCCTGGAGGATGCTCTGTCtaatgtggatctgttggaggaGCTGCCCCTCCCTGACCAGCAGCCCTGCATCGAACCTCCACCTTCATCCATCATGTACcag GCTAACTTCGACACAAACTTTGAGGACAGGAATGCGTTTGTGACCGGGATAGCTCGCTATATCGAGCAGGCTACTGTCCACTCTAGCATG AATGAGATGCTGGAGGAGGGCCATGAGTACGCTGTCATGCTCTACACCTGGAGAAGCTGCTCAAGAGCTATACCACAG GTGAAGTGTAACGAGCAGCCCAACAGGGTAGAGATCTATGAGAAGACTGTGGAGGTGCTGGAACCAGAGGTCACCAAGCTAATGAAGTTCATGTACTTCCAG CGTAAGGCTATCGAGCGTTTCTGCGGGGAGGTGAAGCGTCTGTGCCACGCTGAGCGGAGGAAAGACTTTGTCTCTGAAGCCTACCTCCTCACCCTGGGCAAGTTCATCAACATGTTTGCTGTGCTTGACGAACTCAAGAACATGAAGTGCAGCGTCAAGAACGACCACTCTGCCTATAAAAG GGCGGCTCAGTTCCTGAGGAAGATGGCCGACCCTCAGTCCATCCAGGAGTCACAGAACCTCTCCATGTTCCTAGCCAATCACAACAGGAtcactcag TGTCTGCAGCAGCAGTTGGAAGTGATTCCTGGCTATGAGGAGTTGTTAGCAGACATTGTCAACATCAGTGTTGATTACTATGAGAACAAGATGTACCTGACGCCCAGTGAGAAACATATGCTGCTCAAG gtgatgggtTTCGGTCTCTATCTGATGGACGGTAACGTCAGTAACATCTACAAACTAGACGCCAAGAAGAGGATCAACCTGGGAAAGATCGACAAGTTCTTCAAG CTGCAGGTGGTGCCTCTGTTTGGAGACATGCAGATAGAACTATCACGTTACATAGAGACCAGCGCTCACTACGAGGAGAACAAGTCCAA gtgGACGTGTACCCAGAGCTCCATCTCTCCCCAGTACAACCTGTGTGAGCAGATGGTTCAGATTCGTGACGACCACATCCGGTTCATCTCTGAGCTGGCTCGCTACAGTAACAGTGAGGTAGTGACCGGCTCAGGCCTGGACAGTCAGAAATCAGATGAGGAGTACAGGGAACTGTTTGACCTGGCACTCAGAGGGTTACAGCTGCTGTCCAAGTGGAGCACACACGTCATGGAAGTG tactcGTGGAAGTTGGTCCACCCAACAGATAAGTTCTGTAACAAGGACTGTCCTGGCACAGCGGAGGAGTATGAGAGAGCTACACGTTACAACTACACCTCAGAGGAGAAGTTTGCCCTGGTCGAGGTCATCGCCATGATCAAGGGACTGCAg GTGTTGATGGGTCGTATGGAGAGCGTATTCAACCAGGCCATAAGGAACACCATCTATGCAGCCCTGCAGGACTTTGCCCAGATGACCCTCAGAGAGCCTCTACGTCAGGCCGTACGCAAGAAGAAGAACGTTCTCATCAG tgtcctgCAGGCAATCCGTAAGACCATCTGTGACTGGGAGGGGGCTCGGGAGCCTCCCAATGACCCCTGTCTCAGGGGGGAGAAGGACCCCAAGGGAGGGTTCGACATCAAGGTGCCCCGCAGAGCTGTGGGACCCTCGAGCACACAG CTGTACATGGTTCGCACCATGCTGGAGTCGTTGATAGCCGATAAGAGTGGTTCTAAGAAGACTCTACGCAGCAGTCTGGATGGACCCATAGTACTGGCTATAGAAGACTTCCACAAacactccttcttcttcacacacctgctcaacttcagcg AGGCGCTGCAGCACTGCTGTGACCTGTCTCAGCTGTGGTTCAGAGAGTTCTTCCTGGAGTTGACCATGGGTCGCAGGATCCAGTTCCCCATCGAGATGTCCATGCCCTGGATCCTCACAGACCACATACTGGAGACCAAGGAGCCATCCATGATGGA GTATGTGTTGTACCCTCTGGACCTCTACAATGACAGTGGTTACTACGCTCTGACCAAGTTCAAGAAACAGTTCCTCTACGATGAGATAGAGGCTGAG GTGAACCTGTGCTTCGATCAGTTTGTCTACAAACTGGCTGACCAGATATTTGCCTACTACAAAGCCATGTCTGGAAG TGTCCTCCTGGACAAGCGTTTCAGGGCGGAGTGTAAAAACTATGGTGTGATCATCCCCTACCCCCCCTCCAATCGTTATGagaccctgctcaaacagagacaCGTACAG ctcctaGGTCGCTCCATCGACCTGAACCGTCTGATCACCCAGAGGATCTCAGCAGCCATGTACAAGTCTCTGGACCAGGCCATCAGCCGCTTTGAGAGTGAAGACCTCACCTCCATAGTG GAGTTGGAGTGGCTGATGGACATCAACAGACTGACTCATCGTCTGCTTTCGAAGCACATGACCCTGGACAGCTTCGACGCCATGTTCCGTGAGGCCAACCACAATGTGTCTGCTCCCTACGGACGCATCACGCTCCATGTCTTCTGGGAACTCAACTTTGACTTCCTCCccaactactgctacaacggcTCCACCAACCG CTTCGTGCGGACTGCCATCCCCTTTACCCAGGAGCCTCAGCGAGACAAGCCGGCCAACGTGCAGCCGTACTACCTGTATGGGTCTAAA CCTCTGAACATTGCCTACTCCCACATCTATAGCTCCTACAGGAACTTCGTCGGCCCGCCCCACTTCAAAACCATCTGCCGTCTCCTTGGTTACCAGGGCATCGCCGTGGTGATGGAGGAACTGCTCAAGATAGTCAAGAGCCTG tTGCAGGGCACTATCCTGCAGTATGTGAAGACTCTGATCGAGGTAATGCCCAAGATCTGTCGCCTGCCGCGCCACGAGTATGGATCCCCAG GTATCCTGGAGTTCTTCCACCACCAGCTGAAGGACATTATAGAGTACGCAGAGCTGAAGACAGATGTCTTCCAGAGTCTCAGAGAGGTGGGGAACGCCATCCTCTTCTGTCTGCTCATCGAACAAGCTCTG TCCCAGGAGGAGGTGTGTGACCTGCTTCATGCAGCCCCCTTCCAGAACATCCTCCCCAGGGTCTACATCAAAG aGGGGGAGCGTCTGGAAGTCAGGATGAAGAGGCTGGAGGCTAAGTATGCTCCACTCCATCTGGTGCCCCTCATTGAGAGGCTGGGGACCCCTCAG CAAATAGCTATAGCCCGTGAGGGGGATCTGTTGACCAAGGAGCGTCTTTGTTGTGGCCTGTCCATGTTCGAGGTGATCCTTACGAGGATCCGTAGTTTCCTACAGGACGCCGTGTGGCGAGGCCCGCCCCCCACCAACGGCGTGATGCACGTGGACGAGTGTATGGAGTTCCACCGCCTCTGGAGTGCCATGCAGTTTGTTTACTGCATCCCCGTCGGCACTCATGAGTTCACCGCCGA GCAGTGTTTTGGTGACGGGCTGAACTGGGCAGGCTGCTCCATCATCGTGCTGTTGGGTCAGCAGCGCCGCTTCGACCTGTTTGACTTCTGCTACCACCTGCTCAAGGTGCAGAGGCAGGATGGCAAGGATGAGATCATCAAGAACGTG ccgcTGAAGAAGATGGCTGATCGgatcaggaagtaccagatccTGAACAATGAGATCTTTGCCATCCTTAACAAGTACATGAAGGCTGTG
- the LOC100196502 gene encoding cytoplasmic FMR1-interacting protein 2 isoform X1 has translation MTTHVTLEDALSNVDLLEELPLPDQQPCIEPPPSSIMYQANFDTNFEDRNAFVTGIARYIEQATVHSSMNEMLEEGHEYAVMLYTWRSCSRAIPQVKCNEQPNRVEIYEKTVEVLEPEVTKLMKFMYFQRKAIERFCGEVKRLCHAERRKDFVSEAYLLTLGKFINMFAVLDELKNMKCSVKNDHSAYKRAAQFLRKMADPQSIQESQNLSMFLANHNRITQCLQQQLEVIPGYEELLADIVNISVDYYENKMYLTPSEKHMLLKVMGFGLYLMDGNVSNIYKLDAKKRINLGKIDKFFKLQVVPLFGDMQIELSRYIETSAHYEENKSKWTCTQSSISPQYNLCEQMVQIRDDHIRFISELARYSNSEVVTGSGLDSQKSDEEYRELFDLALRGLQLLSKWSTHVMEVYSWKLVHPTDKFCNKDCPGTAEEYERATRYNYTSEEKFALVEVIAMIKGLQVLMGRMESVFNQAIRNTIYAALQDFAQMTLREPLRQAVRKKKNVLISVLQAIRKTICDWEGAREPPNDPCLRGEKDPKGGFDIKVPRRAVGPSSTQLYMVRTMLESLIADKSGSKKTLRSSLDGPIVLAIEDFHKHSFFFTHLLNFSEALQHCCDLSQLWFREFFLELTMGRRIQFPIEMSMPWILTDHILETKEPSMMEYVLYPLDLYNDSGYYALTKFKKQFLYDEIEAEVNLCFDQFVYKLADQIFAYYKAMSGSVLLDKRFRAECKNYGVIIPYPPSNRYETLLKQRHVQLLGRSIDLNRLITQRISAAMYKSLDQAISRFESEDLTSIVELEWLMDINRLTHRLLSKHMTLDSFDAMFREANHNVSAPYGRITLHVFWELNFDFLPNYCYNGSTNRFVRTAIPFTQEPQRDKPANVQPYYLYGSKPLNIAYSHIYSSYRNFVGPPHFKTICRLLGYQGIAVVMEELLKIVKSLLQGTILQYVKTLIEVMPKICRLPRHEYGSPGILEFFHHQLKDIIEYAELKTDVFQSLREVGNAILFCLLIEQALVSQEEVCDLLHAAPFQNILPRVYIKEGERLEVRMKRLEAKYAPLHLVPLIERLGTPQQIAIAREGDLLTKERLCCGLSMFEVILTRIRSFLQDAVWRGPPPTNGVMHVDECMEFHRLWSAMQFVYCIPVGTHEFTAEQCFGDGLNWAGCSIIVLLGQQRRFDLFDFCYHLLKVQRQDGKDEIIKNVPLKKMADRIRKYQILNNEIFAILNKYMKAVETDSSTVEHVRCFQPPIHQSLATTC, from the exons ATGACGACCCACGTGACCCTGGAGGATGCTCTGTCtaatgtggatctgttggaggaGCTGCCCCTCCCTGACCAGCAGCCCTGCATCGAACCTCCACCTTCATCCATCATGTACcag GCTAACTTCGACACAAACTTTGAGGACAGGAATGCGTTTGTGACCGGGATAGCTCGCTATATCGAGCAGGCTACTGTCCACTCTAGCATG AATGAGATGCTGGAGGAGGGCCATGAGTACGCTGTCATGCTCTACACCTGGAGAAGCTGCTCAAGAGCTATACCACAG GTGAAGTGTAACGAGCAGCCCAACAGGGTAGAGATCTATGAGAAGACTGTGGAGGTGCTGGAACCAGAGGTCACCAAGCTAATGAAGTTCATGTACTTCCAG CGTAAGGCTATCGAGCGTTTCTGCGGGGAGGTGAAGCGTCTGTGCCACGCTGAGCGGAGGAAAGACTTTGTCTCTGAAGCCTACCTCCTCACCCTGGGCAAGTTCATCAACATGTTTGCTGTGCTTGACGAACTCAAGAACATGAAGTGCAGCGTCAAGAACGACCACTCTGCCTATAAAAG GGCGGCTCAGTTCCTGAGGAAGATGGCCGACCCTCAGTCCATCCAGGAGTCACAGAACCTCTCCATGTTCCTAGCCAATCACAACAGGAtcactcag TGTCTGCAGCAGCAGTTGGAAGTGATTCCTGGCTATGAGGAGTTGTTAGCAGACATTGTCAACATCAGTGTTGATTACTATGAGAACAAGATGTACCTGACGCCCAGTGAGAAACATATGCTGCTCAAG gtgatgggtTTCGGTCTCTATCTGATGGACGGTAACGTCAGTAACATCTACAAACTAGACGCCAAGAAGAGGATCAACCTGGGAAAGATCGACAAGTTCTTCAAG CTGCAGGTGGTGCCTCTGTTTGGAGACATGCAGATAGAACTATCACGTTACATAGAGACCAGCGCTCACTACGAGGAGAACAAGTCCAA gtgGACGTGTACCCAGAGCTCCATCTCTCCCCAGTACAACCTGTGTGAGCAGATGGTTCAGATTCGTGACGACCACATCCGGTTCATCTCTGAGCTGGCTCGCTACAGTAACAGTGAGGTAGTGACCGGCTCAGGCCTGGACAGTCAGAAATCAGATGAGGAGTACAGGGAACTGTTTGACCTGGCACTCAGAGGGTTACAGCTGCTGTCCAAGTGGAGCACACACGTCATGGAAGTG tactcGTGGAAGTTGGTCCACCCAACAGATAAGTTCTGTAACAAGGACTGTCCTGGCACAGCGGAGGAGTATGAGAGAGCTACACGTTACAACTACACCTCAGAGGAGAAGTTTGCCCTGGTCGAGGTCATCGCCATGATCAAGGGACTGCAg GTGTTGATGGGTCGTATGGAGAGCGTATTCAACCAGGCCATAAGGAACACCATCTATGCAGCCCTGCAGGACTTTGCCCAGATGACCCTCAGAGAGCCTCTACGTCAGGCCGTACGCAAGAAGAAGAACGTTCTCATCAG tgtcctgCAGGCAATCCGTAAGACCATCTGTGACTGGGAGGGGGCTCGGGAGCCTCCCAATGACCCCTGTCTCAGGGGGGAGAAGGACCCCAAGGGAGGGTTCGACATCAAGGTGCCCCGCAGAGCTGTGGGACCCTCGAGCACACAG CTGTACATGGTTCGCACCATGCTGGAGTCGTTGATAGCCGATAAGAGTGGTTCTAAGAAGACTCTACGCAGCAGTCTGGATGGACCCATAGTACTGGCTATAGAAGACTTCCACAAacactccttcttcttcacacacctgctcaacttcagcg AGGCGCTGCAGCACTGCTGTGACCTGTCTCAGCTGTGGTTCAGAGAGTTCTTCCTGGAGTTGACCATGGGTCGCAGGATCCAGTTCCCCATCGAGATGTCCATGCCCTGGATCCTCACAGACCACATACTGGAGACCAAGGAGCCATCCATGATGGA GTATGTGTTGTACCCTCTGGACCTCTACAATGACAGTGGTTACTACGCTCTGACCAAGTTCAAGAAACAGTTCCTCTACGATGAGATAGAGGCTGAG GTGAACCTGTGCTTCGATCAGTTTGTCTACAAACTGGCTGACCAGATATTTGCCTACTACAAAGCCATGTCTGGAAG TGTCCTCCTGGACAAGCGTTTCAGGGCGGAGTGTAAAAACTATGGTGTGATCATCCCCTACCCCCCCTCCAATCGTTATGagaccctgctcaaacagagacaCGTACAG ctcctaGGTCGCTCCATCGACCTGAACCGTCTGATCACCCAGAGGATCTCAGCAGCCATGTACAAGTCTCTGGACCAGGCCATCAGCCGCTTTGAGAGTGAAGACCTCACCTCCATAGTG GAGTTGGAGTGGCTGATGGACATCAACAGACTGACTCATCGTCTGCTTTCGAAGCACATGACCCTGGACAGCTTCGACGCCATGTTCCGTGAGGCCAACCACAATGTGTCTGCTCCCTACGGACGCATCACGCTCCATGTCTTCTGGGAACTCAACTTTGACTTCCTCCccaactactgctacaacggcTCCACCAACCG CTTCGTGCGGACTGCCATCCCCTTTACCCAGGAGCCTCAGCGAGACAAGCCGGCCAACGTGCAGCCGTACTACCTGTATGGGTCTAAA CCTCTGAACATTGCCTACTCCCACATCTATAGCTCCTACAGGAACTTCGTCGGCCCGCCCCACTTCAAAACCATCTGCCGTCTCCTTGGTTACCAGGGCATCGCCGTGGTGATGGAGGAACTGCTCAAGATAGTCAAGAGCCTG tTGCAGGGCACTATCCTGCAGTATGTGAAGACTCTGATCGAGGTAATGCCCAAGATCTGTCGCCTGCCGCGCCACGAGTATGGATCCCCAG GTATCCTGGAGTTCTTCCACCACCAGCTGAAGGACATTATAGAGTACGCAGAGCTGAAGACAGATGTCTTCCAGAGTCTCAGAGAGGTGGGGAACGCCATCCTCTTCTGTCTGCTCATCGAACAAGCTCTGGT GTCCCAGGAGGAGGTGTGTGACCTGCTTCATGCAGCCCCCTTCCAGAACATCCTCCCCAGGGTCTACATCAAAG aGGGGGAGCGTCTGGAAGTCAGGATGAAGAGGCTGGAGGCTAAGTATGCTCCACTCCATCTGGTGCCCCTCATTGAGAGGCTGGGGACCCCTCAG CAAATAGCTATAGCCCGTGAGGGGGATCTGTTGACCAAGGAGCGTCTTTGTTGTGGCCTGTCCATGTTCGAGGTGATCCTTACGAGGATCCGTAGTTTCCTACAGGACGCCGTGTGGCGAGGCCCGCCCCCCACCAACGGCGTGATGCACGTGGACGAGTGTATGGAGTTCCACCGCCTCTGGAGTGCCATGCAGTTTGTTTACTGCATCCCCGTCGGCACTCATGAGTTCACCGCCGA GCAGTGTTTTGGTGACGGGCTGAACTGGGCAGGCTGCTCCATCATCGTGCTGTTGGGTCAGCAGCGCCGCTTCGACCTGTTTGACTTCTGCTACCACCTGCTCAAGGTGCAGAGGCAGGATGGCAAGGATGAGATCATCAAGAACGTG ccgcTGAAGAAGATGGCTGATCGgatcaggaagtaccagatccTGAACAATGAGATCTTTGCCATCCTTAACAAGTACATGAAGGCTGTG
- the LOC100196502 gene encoding cytoplasmic FMR1-interacting protein 2 isoform X3 encodes MTTHVTLEDALSNVDLLEELPLPDQQPCIEPPPSSIMYQANFDTNFEDRNAFVTGIARYIEQATVHSSMNEMLEEGHEYAVMLYTWRSCSRAIPQVKCNEQPNRVEIYEKTVEVLEPEVTKLMKFMYFQRKAIERFCGEVKRLCHAERRKDFVSEAYLLTLGKFINMFAVLDELKNMKCSVKNDHSAYKRAAQFLRKMADPQSIQESQNLSMFLANHNRITQCLQQQLEVIPGYEELLADIVNISVDYYENKMYLTPSEKHMLLKVMGFGLYLMDGNVSNIYKLDAKKRINLGKIDKFFKLQVVPLFGDMQIELSRYIETSAHYEENKSKWTCTQSSISPQYNLCEQMVQIRDDHIRFISELARYSNSEVVTGSGLDSQKSDEEYRELFDLALRGLQLLSKWSTHVMEVYSWKLVHPTDKFCNKDCPGTAEEYERATRYNYTSEEKFALVEVIAMIKGLQVLMGRMESVFNQAIRNTIYAALQDFAQMTLREPLRQAVRKKKNVLISVLQAIRKTICDWEGAREPPNDPCLRGEKDPKGGFDIKVPRRAVGPSSTQLYMVRTMLESLIADKSGSKKTLRSSLDGPIVLAIEDFHKHSFFFTHLLNFSEALQHCCDLSQLWFREFFLELTMGRRIQFPIEMSMPWILTDHILETKEPSMMEYVLYPLDLYNDSGYYALTKFKKQFLYDEIEAEVNLCFDQFVYKLADQIFAYYKAMSGSVLLDKRFRAECKNYGVIIPYPPSNRYETLLKQRHVQLLGRSIDLNRLITQRISAAMYKSLDQAISRFESEDLTSIVELEWLMDINRLTHRLLSKHMTLDSFDAMFREANHNVSAPYGRITLHVFWELNFDFLPNYCYNGSTNRFVRTAIPFTQEPQRDKPANVQPYYLYGSKPLNIAYSHIYSSYRNFVGPPHFKTICRLLGYQGIAVVMEELLKIVKSLLQGTILQYVKTLIEVMPKICRLPRHEYGSPGILEFFHHQLKDIIEYAELKTDVFQSLREVGNAILFCLLIEQALVVRI; translated from the exons ATGACGACCCACGTGACCCTGGAGGATGCTCTGTCtaatgtggatctgttggaggaGCTGCCCCTCCCTGACCAGCAGCCCTGCATCGAACCTCCACCTTCATCCATCATGTACcag GCTAACTTCGACACAAACTTTGAGGACAGGAATGCGTTTGTGACCGGGATAGCTCGCTATATCGAGCAGGCTACTGTCCACTCTAGCATG AATGAGATGCTGGAGGAGGGCCATGAGTACGCTGTCATGCTCTACACCTGGAGAAGCTGCTCAAGAGCTATACCACAG GTGAAGTGTAACGAGCAGCCCAACAGGGTAGAGATCTATGAGAAGACTGTGGAGGTGCTGGAACCAGAGGTCACCAAGCTAATGAAGTTCATGTACTTCCAG CGTAAGGCTATCGAGCGTTTCTGCGGGGAGGTGAAGCGTCTGTGCCACGCTGAGCGGAGGAAAGACTTTGTCTCTGAAGCCTACCTCCTCACCCTGGGCAAGTTCATCAACATGTTTGCTGTGCTTGACGAACTCAAGAACATGAAGTGCAGCGTCAAGAACGACCACTCTGCCTATAAAAG GGCGGCTCAGTTCCTGAGGAAGATGGCCGACCCTCAGTCCATCCAGGAGTCACAGAACCTCTCCATGTTCCTAGCCAATCACAACAGGAtcactcag TGTCTGCAGCAGCAGTTGGAAGTGATTCCTGGCTATGAGGAGTTGTTAGCAGACATTGTCAACATCAGTGTTGATTACTATGAGAACAAGATGTACCTGACGCCCAGTGAGAAACATATGCTGCTCAAG gtgatgggtTTCGGTCTCTATCTGATGGACGGTAACGTCAGTAACATCTACAAACTAGACGCCAAGAAGAGGATCAACCTGGGAAAGATCGACAAGTTCTTCAAG CTGCAGGTGGTGCCTCTGTTTGGAGACATGCAGATAGAACTATCACGTTACATAGAGACCAGCGCTCACTACGAGGAGAACAAGTCCAA gtgGACGTGTACCCAGAGCTCCATCTCTCCCCAGTACAACCTGTGTGAGCAGATGGTTCAGATTCGTGACGACCACATCCGGTTCATCTCTGAGCTGGCTCGCTACAGTAACAGTGAGGTAGTGACCGGCTCAGGCCTGGACAGTCAGAAATCAGATGAGGAGTACAGGGAACTGTTTGACCTGGCACTCAGAGGGTTACAGCTGCTGTCCAAGTGGAGCACACACGTCATGGAAGTG tactcGTGGAAGTTGGTCCACCCAACAGATAAGTTCTGTAACAAGGACTGTCCTGGCACAGCGGAGGAGTATGAGAGAGCTACACGTTACAACTACACCTCAGAGGAGAAGTTTGCCCTGGTCGAGGTCATCGCCATGATCAAGGGACTGCAg GTGTTGATGGGTCGTATGGAGAGCGTATTCAACCAGGCCATAAGGAACACCATCTATGCAGCCCTGCAGGACTTTGCCCAGATGACCCTCAGAGAGCCTCTACGTCAGGCCGTACGCAAGAAGAAGAACGTTCTCATCAG tgtcctgCAGGCAATCCGTAAGACCATCTGTGACTGGGAGGGGGCTCGGGAGCCTCCCAATGACCCCTGTCTCAGGGGGGAGAAGGACCCCAAGGGAGGGTTCGACATCAAGGTGCCCCGCAGAGCTGTGGGACCCTCGAGCACACAG CTGTACATGGTTCGCACCATGCTGGAGTCGTTGATAGCCGATAAGAGTGGTTCTAAGAAGACTCTACGCAGCAGTCTGGATGGACCCATAGTACTGGCTATAGAAGACTTCCACAAacactccttcttcttcacacacctgctcaacttcagcg AGGCGCTGCAGCACTGCTGTGACCTGTCTCAGCTGTGGTTCAGAGAGTTCTTCCTGGAGTTGACCATGGGTCGCAGGATCCAGTTCCCCATCGAGATGTCCATGCCCTGGATCCTCACAGACCACATACTGGAGACCAAGGAGCCATCCATGATGGA GTATGTGTTGTACCCTCTGGACCTCTACAATGACAGTGGTTACTACGCTCTGACCAAGTTCAAGAAACAGTTCCTCTACGATGAGATAGAGGCTGAG GTGAACCTGTGCTTCGATCAGTTTGTCTACAAACTGGCTGACCAGATATTTGCCTACTACAAAGCCATGTCTGGAAG TGTCCTCCTGGACAAGCGTTTCAGGGCGGAGTGTAAAAACTATGGTGTGATCATCCCCTACCCCCCCTCCAATCGTTATGagaccctgctcaaacagagacaCGTACAG ctcctaGGTCGCTCCATCGACCTGAACCGTCTGATCACCCAGAGGATCTCAGCAGCCATGTACAAGTCTCTGGACCAGGCCATCAGCCGCTTTGAGAGTGAAGACCTCACCTCCATAGTG GAGTTGGAGTGGCTGATGGACATCAACAGACTGACTCATCGTCTGCTTTCGAAGCACATGACCCTGGACAGCTTCGACGCCATGTTCCGTGAGGCCAACCACAATGTGTCTGCTCCCTACGGACGCATCACGCTCCATGTCTTCTGGGAACTCAACTTTGACTTCCTCCccaactactgctacaacggcTCCACCAACCG CTTCGTGCGGACTGCCATCCCCTTTACCCAGGAGCCTCAGCGAGACAAGCCGGCCAACGTGCAGCCGTACTACCTGTATGGGTCTAAA CCTCTGAACATTGCCTACTCCCACATCTATAGCTCCTACAGGAACTTCGTCGGCCCGCCCCACTTCAAAACCATCTGCCGTCTCCTTGGTTACCAGGGCATCGCCGTGGTGATGGAGGAACTGCTCAAGATAGTCAAGAGCCTG tTGCAGGGCACTATCCTGCAGTATGTGAAGACTCTGATCGAGGTAATGCCCAAGATCTGTCGCCTGCCGCGCCACGAGTATGGATCCCCAG GTATCCTGGAGTTCTTCCACCACCAGCTGAAGGACATTATAGAGTACGCAGAGCTGAAGACAGATGTCTTCCAGAGTCTCAGAGAGGTGGGGAACGCCATCCTCTTCTGTCTGCTCATCGAACAAGCTCTG GTGGTAAGAATCTAG